From a region of the Rhinopithecus roxellana isolate Shanxi Qingling chromosome 8, ASM756505v1, whole genome shotgun sequence genome:
- the ILVBL gene encoding acetolactate synthase-like protein isoform X1 yields the protein MRIGPDYGAPLSQVGDPGKDELPGHVTRNGPNSAGGNAIAWRCHLMETPAAAAPAGSLFPSFLLLACGTLVAALLGAAHRLGLFYQLLHKVDKASVRHGGENVAAVLRAHGVRFIFTLVGGHISPLLVACEKLGIRVVDTRHEVTAVFAADAMARLSGTVGVAAVTAGPGLTNTVTAVKNAQMAQSPVLLLGGAASTLLQNRGALQAIDQLSLFRPLCKFCASVRRVRDIVPTLRAAMAAAQSGTPGPVFVELPIDVLYPYFMVQKEMVPAKPRKGLVGRVVSWYLENYLANLFAGAWEPQPEGPLPLDIPQASLQQVQRCVEILSRAKRPLMVLGSQALLTPKSADKLRAAVETLGVPCFLGGMARGLLGRNHPLHIRENRSAALKKADVIVLAGTVCDFRLSYGRVLSHSSKIIIVNRNREDMLLNSDVFWKPQEAVQGDVGSFVLKLVEGLQGQTWAPDWVEELREADRQKEQTFREKAAMPVAQHLNPVRVLQLVEETLPDNSILVVDGGDFVGTAAHLVQPRGPLRWLDPGAFGTLGVGAGFALGAKLCRPDAEVWCLFGDGAFGYSLIEFDTFVRHKIPVMALVGNDAGWTQISREQVPSLGSNVACGLAYSDYHKAAMGLGARGLLLSRENEDQVVKVLHDAQQQCRDSHPVVVNILIGRTDFRDGSIAV from the exons ATGCGCATCGGTCCGGACTACGGGGCGCCGCTGAGCCAAGTGGGCGACCCGGGCAAGGACGAGCTCCCGGGTCACGTGACACGGAACGGGCCGAATTCTGCAGGAGGCAACGCCATAGCCTGGAG GTGCCACCTCATGGAGACCCCCGCGGCCGCCGCCCCTGCCGGGAGCTTATTCCCCTCCTTCCTGCTCCTGGCCTGCGGGACGCTGGTGGCCGCCTTGCTGGGCGCCGCGCACCGCCTGGGGCTCTTCTATCAGCTGCTGCACAAG GTGGACAAGGCAAGTGTCCGGCATGGCGGAGAGAACGTGGCCGCTGTGCTGAGGGCCCATGGCGTGCGGTTCATCTTCACACTGGTGGGTGGGCACATTTCCCCGCTGCTGGTGGCCTGTGAGAAACTGGGCATCCGTGTGGTGGACACACGCCATGAGGTCACCGCCGTCTTTGCTGCTGATGCTATGGCCCGCCTGTCCG GAACGGTGGGCGTGGCGGCAGTGACAGCAGGCCCTGGCCTCACCAACACGGTGACGGCGGTGAAGAATGCTCAGATGGCTCAGTCCCCAGTCCTGCTTCTGGGTGGGGCCGCCAGTACTCTGCTGCAG AACCGGGGTGCGCTCCAGGCCATTGATCAGCTCTCTCTTTTCCGGCCACTCTGTAAGTTCTGTGCATCTGTGCGGAGGGTGCGGGACATCGTGCCCACCCTGAGGGCCGCGATGGCTGCCGCCCAGTCGGGCACCCCAG GTCCGGTGTTTGTGGAGCTGCCCATTGATGTACTGTACCCCTACTTCATGGTCCAGAAGGAGATGGTGCCAGCCAAGCCACGCAAGGGCCTCGTGGGCCGAGTGGTCTCCTG GTATTTAGAGAATTACCTGGCCAACCTCTTTGCGGGGGCGTGGGAGCCTCAGCCCGAGGGACCGCTGCCCCTGGACATCCCCCAGGCTTCCCTGCAGCAG GTTCAGCGCTGTGTGGAGATCCTGAGCCGGGCCAAGAGGCCCCTAATGGTGCTAGGGAGTCAGGCCCTGCTCACCCCGAAGTCTGCTGACAAGCTTCG GGCTGCCGTGGAGACCCTGGGTGTTCCCTGCTTCCTCGGGGGGATGGCACGGGGGCTGTTAGGCCGCAACCACCCCCTCCACATCCGGGAGAACCGCAGTGCGGCCCTGAAGAAGGCAGATGTCATTGTCCTAGCAG GAACCGTGTGCGACTTTCGCCTATCCTATGGCCGTGTCCTCAGCCACAGCAGCAAGATCATCATTGTCAATCGTAACCGGGAAGATATGTTGCTCAACTCAGACGTCTTCTGGAAGCCCCAGGAGGCTGTGCAGG GAGATGTGGGTTCCTTCGTGCTGAAGCTGGTGGAGGGCCTTCAGGGCCAGACATGGGCCCCAGACTGGGTGGAGGAGCTGCGAGAAGCTGACCGGCAGAAGGAGCAGACCTTTCG GGAGAAGGCAGCGATGCCTGTGGCCCAGCACCTGAACCCAGTGCGGGTGCTGCAGCTGGTGGAGGAAACGCTACCTGACAACTCAATTCTGGTGGTGGATGGCGGGGACTTTGTGGGCACCGCTGCCCATCTGGTACAGCCCCGTGGCCCCCTGCGCTGGCTCGATCCTG GGGCCTTTGGGACTCTGGGAGTTGGTGCAGGATTTGCACTTGGGGCCAAGCTGTGCCGGCCGGATGCTGAG GTCTGGTGCCTGTTTGGGGATGGAGCTTTTGGCTATAGCCTCATCGAATTTGATACGTTCGTCAGACACAAG ATCCCAGTGATGGCCTTGGTAGGGAATGATGCTGGCTGGACGCAGATTTCTCGGGAGCAGGTGCCGTCTCTGGGCAGCAACGTGGCCTGTGGCCTGGCCTACAGTG ATTATCACAAGGCAGCCATGGGTCTGGGGGCCCGGGGCTTGCTGCTCTCACGGGAGAATGAGGATCAGGTGGTCAAGGTGCTGCACGATGCCCAGCAGCAGTGCCGAGACAGCCACCCGGTCGTGGTGAACATCCTCATTGGGAGGACGGACTTCCGCGATGGCTCCATTGCTGTATAG
- the ILVBL gene encoding acetolactate synthase-like protein isoform X2, protein MRIGPDYGAPLSQVGDPGKDELPGHVTRNGPNSAGGNAIAWRCHLMETPAAAAPAGSLFPSFLLLACGTLVAALLGAAHRLGLFYQLLHKVDKASVRHGGENVAAVLRAHGVRFIFTLVGGHISPLLVACEKLGIRVVDTRHEVTAVFAADAMARLSGTVGVAAVTAGPGLTNTVTAVKNAQMAQSPVLLLGGAASTLLQNRGALQAIDQLSLFRPLCKFCASVRRVRDIVPTLRAAMAAAQSGTPGPVFVELPIDVLYPYFMVQKEMVPAKPRKGLVGRVVSWYLENYLANLFAGAWEPQPEGPLPLDIPQASLQQVQRCVEILSRAKRPLMVLGSQALLTPKSADKLRAAVETLGVPCFLGGMARGLLGRNHPLHIRENRSAALKKADVIVLAGTVCDFRLSYGRVLSHSSKIIIVNRNREDMLLNSDVFWKPQEAVQGDVGSFVLKLVEGLQGQTWAPDWVEELREADRQKEQTFREKAAMPVAQHLNPVRVLQLVEETLPDNSILVVDGGDFVGTAAHLVQPRGPLRWLDPGAFGTLGVGAGFALGAKLCRPDAEIPVMALVGNDAGWTQISREQVPSLGSNVACGLAYSDYHKAAMGLGARGLLLSRENEDQVVKVLHDAQQQCRDSHPVVVNILIGRTDFRDGSIAV, encoded by the exons ATGCGCATCGGTCCGGACTACGGGGCGCCGCTGAGCCAAGTGGGCGACCCGGGCAAGGACGAGCTCCCGGGTCACGTGACACGGAACGGGCCGAATTCTGCAGGAGGCAACGCCATAGCCTGGAG GTGCCACCTCATGGAGACCCCCGCGGCCGCCGCCCCTGCCGGGAGCTTATTCCCCTCCTTCCTGCTCCTGGCCTGCGGGACGCTGGTGGCCGCCTTGCTGGGCGCCGCGCACCGCCTGGGGCTCTTCTATCAGCTGCTGCACAAG GTGGACAAGGCAAGTGTCCGGCATGGCGGAGAGAACGTGGCCGCTGTGCTGAGGGCCCATGGCGTGCGGTTCATCTTCACACTGGTGGGTGGGCACATTTCCCCGCTGCTGGTGGCCTGTGAGAAACTGGGCATCCGTGTGGTGGACACACGCCATGAGGTCACCGCCGTCTTTGCTGCTGATGCTATGGCCCGCCTGTCCG GAACGGTGGGCGTGGCGGCAGTGACAGCAGGCCCTGGCCTCACCAACACGGTGACGGCGGTGAAGAATGCTCAGATGGCTCAGTCCCCAGTCCTGCTTCTGGGTGGGGCCGCCAGTACTCTGCTGCAG AACCGGGGTGCGCTCCAGGCCATTGATCAGCTCTCTCTTTTCCGGCCACTCTGTAAGTTCTGTGCATCTGTGCGGAGGGTGCGGGACATCGTGCCCACCCTGAGGGCCGCGATGGCTGCCGCCCAGTCGGGCACCCCAG GTCCGGTGTTTGTGGAGCTGCCCATTGATGTACTGTACCCCTACTTCATGGTCCAGAAGGAGATGGTGCCAGCCAAGCCACGCAAGGGCCTCGTGGGCCGAGTGGTCTCCTG GTATTTAGAGAATTACCTGGCCAACCTCTTTGCGGGGGCGTGGGAGCCTCAGCCCGAGGGACCGCTGCCCCTGGACATCCCCCAGGCTTCCCTGCAGCAG GTTCAGCGCTGTGTGGAGATCCTGAGCCGGGCCAAGAGGCCCCTAATGGTGCTAGGGAGTCAGGCCCTGCTCACCCCGAAGTCTGCTGACAAGCTTCG GGCTGCCGTGGAGACCCTGGGTGTTCCCTGCTTCCTCGGGGGGATGGCACGGGGGCTGTTAGGCCGCAACCACCCCCTCCACATCCGGGAGAACCGCAGTGCGGCCCTGAAGAAGGCAGATGTCATTGTCCTAGCAG GAACCGTGTGCGACTTTCGCCTATCCTATGGCCGTGTCCTCAGCCACAGCAGCAAGATCATCATTGTCAATCGTAACCGGGAAGATATGTTGCTCAACTCAGACGTCTTCTGGAAGCCCCAGGAGGCTGTGCAGG GAGATGTGGGTTCCTTCGTGCTGAAGCTGGTGGAGGGCCTTCAGGGCCAGACATGGGCCCCAGACTGGGTGGAGGAGCTGCGAGAAGCTGACCGGCAGAAGGAGCAGACCTTTCG GGAGAAGGCAGCGATGCCTGTGGCCCAGCACCTGAACCCAGTGCGGGTGCTGCAGCTGGTGGAGGAAACGCTACCTGACAACTCAATTCTGGTGGTGGATGGCGGGGACTTTGTGGGCACCGCTGCCCATCTGGTACAGCCCCGTGGCCCCCTGCGCTGGCTCGATCCTG GGGCCTTTGGGACTCTGGGAGTTGGTGCAGGATTTGCACTTGGGGCCAAGCTGTGCCGGCCGGATGCTGAG ATCCCAGTGATGGCCTTGGTAGGGAATGATGCTGGCTGGACGCAGATTTCTCGGGAGCAGGTGCCGTCTCTGGGCAGCAACGTGGCCTGTGGCCTGGCCTACAGTG ATTATCACAAGGCAGCCATGGGTCTGGGGGCCCGGGGCTTGCTGCTCTCACGGGAGAATGAGGATCAGGTGGTCAAGGTGCTGCACGATGCCCAGCAGCAGTGCCGAGACAGCCACCCGGTCGTGGTGAACATCCTCATTGGGAGGACGGACTTCCGCGATGGCTCCATTGCTGTATAG
- the ILVBL gene encoding acetolactate synthase-like protein isoform X3, with translation METPAAAAPAGSLFPSFLLLACGTLVAALLGAAHRLGLFYQLLHKVDKASVRHGGENVAAVLRAHGVRFIFTLVGGHISPLLVACEKLGIRVVDTRHEVTAVFAADAMARLSGTVGVAAVTAGPGLTNTVTAVKNAQMAQSPVLLLGGAASTLLQNRGALQAIDQLSLFRPLCKFCASVRRVRDIVPTLRAAMAAAQSGTPGPVFVELPIDVLYPYFMVQKEMVPAKPRKGLVGRVVSWYLENYLANLFAGAWEPQPEGPLPLDIPQASLQQVQRCVEILSRAKRPLMVLGSQALLTPKSADKLRAAVETLGVPCFLGGMARGLLGRNHPLHIRENRSAALKKADVIVLAGTVCDFRLSYGRVLSHSSKIIIVNRNREDMLLNSDVFWKPQEAVQGDVGSFVLKLVEGLQGQTWAPDWVEELREADRQKEQTFREKAAMPVAQHLNPVRVLQLVEETLPDNSILVVDGGDFVGTAAHLVQPRGPLRWLDPGAFGTLGVGAGFALGAKLCRPDAEVWCLFGDGAFGYSLIEFDTFVRHKIPVMALVGNDAGWTQISREQVPSLGSNVACGLAYSDYHKAAMGLGARGLLLSRENEDQVVKVLHDAQQQCRDSHPVVVNILIGRTDFRDGSIAV, from the exons ATGGAGACCCCCGCGGCCGCCGCCCCTGCCGGGAGCTTATTCCCCTCCTTCCTGCTCCTGGCCTGCGGGACGCTGGTGGCCGCCTTGCTGGGCGCCGCGCACCGCCTGGGGCTCTTCTATCAGCTGCTGCACAAG GTGGACAAGGCAAGTGTCCGGCATGGCGGAGAGAACGTGGCCGCTGTGCTGAGGGCCCATGGCGTGCGGTTCATCTTCACACTGGTGGGTGGGCACATTTCCCCGCTGCTGGTGGCCTGTGAGAAACTGGGCATCCGTGTGGTGGACACACGCCATGAGGTCACCGCCGTCTTTGCTGCTGATGCTATGGCCCGCCTGTCCG GAACGGTGGGCGTGGCGGCAGTGACAGCAGGCCCTGGCCTCACCAACACGGTGACGGCGGTGAAGAATGCTCAGATGGCTCAGTCCCCAGTCCTGCTTCTGGGTGGGGCCGCCAGTACTCTGCTGCAG AACCGGGGTGCGCTCCAGGCCATTGATCAGCTCTCTCTTTTCCGGCCACTCTGTAAGTTCTGTGCATCTGTGCGGAGGGTGCGGGACATCGTGCCCACCCTGAGGGCCGCGATGGCTGCCGCCCAGTCGGGCACCCCAG GTCCGGTGTTTGTGGAGCTGCCCATTGATGTACTGTACCCCTACTTCATGGTCCAGAAGGAGATGGTGCCAGCCAAGCCACGCAAGGGCCTCGTGGGCCGAGTGGTCTCCTG GTATTTAGAGAATTACCTGGCCAACCTCTTTGCGGGGGCGTGGGAGCCTCAGCCCGAGGGACCGCTGCCCCTGGACATCCCCCAGGCTTCCCTGCAGCAG GTTCAGCGCTGTGTGGAGATCCTGAGCCGGGCCAAGAGGCCCCTAATGGTGCTAGGGAGTCAGGCCCTGCTCACCCCGAAGTCTGCTGACAAGCTTCG GGCTGCCGTGGAGACCCTGGGTGTTCCCTGCTTCCTCGGGGGGATGGCACGGGGGCTGTTAGGCCGCAACCACCCCCTCCACATCCGGGAGAACCGCAGTGCGGCCCTGAAGAAGGCAGATGTCATTGTCCTAGCAG GAACCGTGTGCGACTTTCGCCTATCCTATGGCCGTGTCCTCAGCCACAGCAGCAAGATCATCATTGTCAATCGTAACCGGGAAGATATGTTGCTCAACTCAGACGTCTTCTGGAAGCCCCAGGAGGCTGTGCAGG GAGATGTGGGTTCCTTCGTGCTGAAGCTGGTGGAGGGCCTTCAGGGCCAGACATGGGCCCCAGACTGGGTGGAGGAGCTGCGAGAAGCTGACCGGCAGAAGGAGCAGACCTTTCG GGAGAAGGCAGCGATGCCTGTGGCCCAGCACCTGAACCCAGTGCGGGTGCTGCAGCTGGTGGAGGAAACGCTACCTGACAACTCAATTCTGGTGGTGGATGGCGGGGACTTTGTGGGCACCGCTGCCCATCTGGTACAGCCCCGTGGCCCCCTGCGCTGGCTCGATCCTG GGGCCTTTGGGACTCTGGGAGTTGGTGCAGGATTTGCACTTGGGGCCAAGCTGTGCCGGCCGGATGCTGAG GTCTGGTGCCTGTTTGGGGATGGAGCTTTTGGCTATAGCCTCATCGAATTTGATACGTTCGTCAGACACAAG ATCCCAGTGATGGCCTTGGTAGGGAATGATGCTGGCTGGACGCAGATTTCTCGGGAGCAGGTGCCGTCTCTGGGCAGCAACGTGGCCTGTGGCCTGGCCTACAGTG ATTATCACAAGGCAGCCATGGGTCTGGGGGCCCGGGGCTTGCTGCTCTCACGGGAGAATGAGGATCAGGTGGTCAAGGTGCTGCACGATGCCCAGCAGCAGTGCCGAGACAGCCACCCGGTCGTGGTGAACATCCTCATTGGGAGGACGGACTTCCGCGATGGCTCCATTGCTGTATAG
- the SYDE1 gene encoding rho GTPase-activating protein SYDE1 isoform X2 codes for MKKLPELRRRLSLRGPRAGRERERAAPAGSVISRYHLDSSVGGPGRAAGPGGTRSPRAGYLSDGDSPERPAGPPSPTSFRPYEVGPTARSPPAALWGRLSLHLYGLGGLRPAPGATPRDLCCLLQVDGEARARTGPLRGGPDFLRLDHTFHLELEAARLLRALVLAWDPGVRRHRPCAQGTVLLPTVFRGCQAQQLAVRLEPQGLLYAKLTLSEQQEAPATAEPRVFGLPLPLLVERERPPGQVPLIIQKCVGQIERRGLRVVGLYRLCGSAAVKKELRDAFERDSAAVCLSEDLYPDINVITGILKDYLRELPTPLITQPLYQVVLEAMARDPPNRAPPTTEGTRGLLSCLPDVERATLTLLLDHLRLVSSFHAYNRMTPQNLAVCFGPVLLPARQAPTRPRARSSGPGLASAVDFKRHIEVLHYLLQSWPDPRLPREAPDVAPYLRPKRQPPLHLPLADPEVVTRPRGRGGPESPPSNRYAGDWSVCGRDFLSCGRDFLSRPAYDHVTGSDSEDEDEEVGEPRVTADFEDDFDAPFNPHLNLKDFDALILDLERELSKQINVCL; via the exons ATGAAGAAGCTGCCGGAACTGCGGCGCCGCCTGAGCCTGCGAGGCCCCCGGGCTGGCAGGGAGCGCGAGAGGGCTGCCCCTGCGGGCTCCGTCATCAGCCGCTACCACCTGGACAGCAGCGTGGGGGGCCCCGGGCGGGCAGCAGGGCCCGGGGGCACCCGGAGCCCGAGGGCCGGTTACCTCAGCGACGGAGACTCACCGGAGCGCCCAGCTGGGCCCCCGTCGCCCACCTCCTTCCGGCCCTACGAGGTGGGTCCCACAGCCCGGTCACCCCCGGCCGCACTCTGGGGCCGCCTCAGCCTGCACCTGTACGGTCTCGGAGGGCTGCGGCCAGCGCCAGGGGCCACCCCCAGAGACCTCTGCTGCCTACTACAAGTGGATGGGGAGGCCCGGGCCCGAACAGGGCCGCTGCGAGGGGGGCCGGACTTCCTGCGGCTGGACCACACTTTCCACCTGGAGCTGGAGGCCGCCAGGCTCCTGCGCGCCCTGGTGCTTGCATGGGACCCTGGCGTGAGAAGGCACCGGCCCTGTGCCCAGGGCACCGTGCTGCTGCCCACGGTCTTCCGAG GGTGCCAGGCCCAACAGCTGGCCGTGCGTCTGGAGCCCCAGGGGCTGCTCTATGCCAAGCTGACCCTGTCGGAGCAGCAGGAAGCCCCTGCCACAGCTGAGCCCCGCGTCTTCGGGCTGCCCCTGCCACTGCTGGTGGAGCGGGAGCGGCCCCCCGGCCAGGTGCCCCTCATCATCCAGAAGTGCGTTGGGCAGATCGAGCGCCGAGGGCTGCGG GTAGTGGGACTGTACCGTCTATGTGGCTCAGCGGCAGTGAAGAAAGAGCTTCGGGATGCCTTTGAGCGGGACAGTGCAGCGGTCTGCCTATCTGAGGACCTGTACCCCGATATCAATGTCATCACTG GCATCCTCAAGGATTATCTTCGAGAGTTGCCCACTCCGCTCATCACCCAGCCCCTGTATCAGGTGGTACTGGAGGCCATGGCTCGGGACCCCCCAAACAGAGCTCCCCCCACCACTGAGGGCACCCGTGGGCTTCTCAGCTGCCTGCCGGATGTGGAAAGA GCCACGCTGACGCTTCTCCTGGACCACCTGCGCCTTGTCTCCTCCTTCCATGCCTACAACCGCATGACCCCACAGAACTTGGCTGTGTGCTTTGGGCCTGTGCTGCTGCCGGCACGCCAGGCACCCACAAGGCCTCGTGCCCGCAGCTCCGGCCCAGGCCTCGCCAGTGCAGTGGACTTCAAGCGTCACATCGAGGTGCTGCACTACCTGCTGCAGTCTTGGCCAG ATCCCCGCCTGCCCCGAGAAGCTCCAGATGTCGCGCCGTACTTGCGACCCAAACGACAACCACCTCTGCACTTGCCGCTGGCAGACCCCGAAGTGGTGACTCGGCCCCGTGGCCGAGGAGGCCCCGAGAGCCCCCCGAGCAACCGCTACGCCGGCGACTGGAGCGTTTGCGGGCGGGACTTCCTGTCTTGTGGGCGGGACTTCCTGTCCAGGCCAGCCTACGACCACGTGACGGGCAGTGACAGCGAGGACGAGGACGAGGAGGTCGGTGAGCCGAGGGTCACCGCTGACTTCGAAGATGACTTCGATGCACCCTTCAACCCGCACCTGAATCTCAAAGACTTTGACGCCCTCATCCTGGATCTGGAGAGAGAGCTCTCCAAGCAAATCAACGTGTGCCTCTGA
- the SYDE1 gene encoding rho GTPase-activating protein SYDE1 isoform X1: MAEPLLRKTFSRLRGREKLPRKKSDAKERGRPAQRPEPSPPEPEPQAPERSQAGAEGPPSPEASRSPARGAYLQSLEPSSRRWVLGGAKPAEDTSLGPGVPGSGEPAGEIWYNPIPEEDPRPPAPELPGPQPGSAEPEGLAPQGAAPASPPTKASRTKSPGPARRLSIKMKKLPELRRRLSLRGPRAGRERERAAPAGSVISRYHLDSSVGGPGRAAGPGGTRSPRAGYLSDGDSPERPAGPPSPTSFRPYEVGPTARSPPAALWGRLSLHLYGLGGLRPAPGATPRDLCCLLQVDGEARARTGPLRGGPDFLRLDHTFHLELEAARLLRALVLAWDPGVRRHRPCAQGTVLLPTVFRGCQAQQLAVRLEPQGLLYAKLTLSEQQEAPATAEPRVFGLPLPLLVERERPPGQVPLIIQKCVGQIERRGLRVVGLYRLCGSAAVKKELRDAFERDSAAVCLSEDLYPDINVITGILKDYLRELPTPLITQPLYQVVLEAMARDPPNRAPPTTEGTRGLLSCLPDVERATLTLLLDHLRLVSSFHAYNRMTPQNLAVCFGPVLLPARQAPTRPRARSSGPGLASAVDFKRHIEVLHYLLQSWPDPRLPREAPDVAPYLRPKRQPPLHLPLADPEVVTRPRGRGGPESPPSNRYAGDWSVCGRDFLSCGRDFLSRPAYDHVTGSDSEDEDEEVGEPRVTADFEDDFDAPFNPHLNLKDFDALILDLERELSKQINVCL, encoded by the exons ATGGCCGAGCCGCTACTCAGGAAAACCTTCTCCCGCCTGCGGGGCCGGGAGAAACTTCCCCGGAAAAAGTCGGACGCCAAGGAGcgcg GCCGCCCAGCCCAGCGCCCAGAGCCCAGCCCTCCAGAGCCAGAGCCCCAGGCTCCCGAAAGGTCCCAGGCCGGAGCAGAGGGGCCCCCCAGCCCTGAGGCATCAAGGAGCCCTGCACGGGGGGCCTACCTGCAAAGCCTGGAGCCCAGCAGCCGCCGATGGGTGCTGGGTGGGGCCAAGCCAGCTGAGGACACCTCTTTAGGGCCTGGGGTACCTGGCAGTGGAGAGCCCGCCGGCGAGATCTGGTACAACCCCATCCCTGAGGAAGACCCCAGACCTCCAGCACCTGAGCTCCCCGGGCCACAGCCAGGCTCAGCTGAGCCAGAGGGCCTGGCCCCCCAAG GTGCAGCCCCTGCCAGCCCCCCAACCAAAGCCTCCCGCACCAAGTCCCCGGGCCCCGCCAGACGTCTCTCGATAAAGATGAAGAAGCTGCCGGAACTGCGGCGCCGCCTGAGCCTGCGAGGCCCCCGGGCTGGCAGGGAGCGCGAGAGGGCTGCCCCTGCGGGCTCCGTCATCAGCCGCTACCACCTGGACAGCAGCGTGGGGGGCCCCGGGCGGGCAGCAGGGCCCGGGGGCACCCGGAGCCCGAGGGCCGGTTACCTCAGCGACGGAGACTCACCGGAGCGCCCAGCTGGGCCCCCGTCGCCCACCTCCTTCCGGCCCTACGAGGTGGGTCCCACAGCCCGGTCACCCCCGGCCGCACTCTGGGGCCGCCTCAGCCTGCACCTGTACGGTCTCGGAGGGCTGCGGCCAGCGCCAGGGGCCACCCCCAGAGACCTCTGCTGCCTACTACAAGTGGATGGGGAGGCCCGGGCCCGAACAGGGCCGCTGCGAGGGGGGCCGGACTTCCTGCGGCTGGACCACACTTTCCACCTGGAGCTGGAGGCCGCCAGGCTCCTGCGCGCCCTGGTGCTTGCATGGGACCCTGGCGTGAGAAGGCACCGGCCCTGTGCCCAGGGCACCGTGCTGCTGCCCACGGTCTTCCGAG GGTGCCAGGCCCAACAGCTGGCCGTGCGTCTGGAGCCCCAGGGGCTGCTCTATGCCAAGCTGACCCTGTCGGAGCAGCAGGAAGCCCCTGCCACAGCTGAGCCCCGCGTCTTCGGGCTGCCCCTGCCACTGCTGGTGGAGCGGGAGCGGCCCCCCGGCCAGGTGCCCCTCATCATCCAGAAGTGCGTTGGGCAGATCGAGCGCCGAGGGCTGCGG GTAGTGGGACTGTACCGTCTATGTGGCTCAGCGGCAGTGAAGAAAGAGCTTCGGGATGCCTTTGAGCGGGACAGTGCAGCGGTCTGCCTATCTGAGGACCTGTACCCCGATATCAATGTCATCACTG GCATCCTCAAGGATTATCTTCGAGAGTTGCCCACTCCGCTCATCACCCAGCCCCTGTATCAGGTGGTACTGGAGGCCATGGCTCGGGACCCCCCAAACAGAGCTCCCCCCACCACTGAGGGCACCCGTGGGCTTCTCAGCTGCCTGCCGGATGTGGAAAGA GCCACGCTGACGCTTCTCCTGGACCACCTGCGCCTTGTCTCCTCCTTCCATGCCTACAACCGCATGACCCCACAGAACTTGGCTGTGTGCTTTGGGCCTGTGCTGCTGCCGGCACGCCAGGCACCCACAAGGCCTCGTGCCCGCAGCTCCGGCCCAGGCCTCGCCAGTGCAGTGGACTTCAAGCGTCACATCGAGGTGCTGCACTACCTGCTGCAGTCTTGGCCAG ATCCCCGCCTGCCCCGAGAAGCTCCAGATGTCGCGCCGTACTTGCGACCCAAACGACAACCACCTCTGCACTTGCCGCTGGCAGACCCCGAAGTGGTGACTCGGCCCCGTGGCCGAGGAGGCCCCGAGAGCCCCCCGAGCAACCGCTACGCCGGCGACTGGAGCGTTTGCGGGCGGGACTTCCTGTCTTGTGGGCGGGACTTCCTGTCCAGGCCAGCCTACGACCACGTGACGGGCAGTGACAGCGAGGACGAGGACGAGGAGGTCGGTGAGCCGAGGGTCACCGCTGACTTCGAAGATGACTTCGATGCACCCTTCAACCCGCACCTGAATCTCAAAGACTTTGACGCCCTCATCCTGGATCTGGAGAGAGAGCTCTCCAAGCAAATCAACGTGTGCCTCTGA